A stretch of the Bordetella genomosp. 8 genome encodes the following:
- a CDS encoding ABC transporter ATP-binding protein, with amino-acid sequence MTAAASMAGAPGPDGLSIRDIRAGYGAREVLRGVSPHALPPGRITAVLGPNGCGKSTLLRTLAGLMPLRHGAIAWEGRDLAALPPADRSALVAYMPQDLPDAVHLRVLEAVVAAARARSGRLGGRADVEAAQALLARLDIGHLAMRHLDELSGGQRQLAGLALALVQQPRVLLLDEPLSALDLRHQFEVMELLARETRERRLVTLMATHDLAIALRHAEHAVLLHDGSLAAEGAPADVLRPAMLADVYGVRGRVGRTDVGTPYVVIEGLNEAPDPHRADGPGT; translated from the coding sequence ATGACGGCCGCCGCATCGATGGCTGGCGCGCCGGGCCCGGACGGCCTGTCGATCCGGGACATACGCGCCGGGTACGGCGCGCGGGAAGTCCTGCGCGGAGTCTCGCCGCATGCGCTGCCGCCCGGACGGATCACCGCGGTGCTGGGGCCCAATGGCTGCGGCAAATCCACCTTGTTGAGAACGCTGGCGGGGCTGATGCCCTTGCGCCACGGCGCTATCGCGTGGGAAGGCCGCGACCTGGCGGCGCTGCCGCCGGCCGACCGCTCGGCGCTGGTGGCCTACATGCCGCAGGATCTGCCGGACGCCGTGCACCTGCGGGTACTCGAGGCCGTGGTGGCGGCGGCGCGCGCGCGATCGGGCCGGCTGGGCGGGCGGGCGGATGTCGAAGCGGCGCAGGCGCTGCTGGCGCGGCTGGATATCGGCCACCTGGCGATGCGGCACCTGGATGAGCTGTCCGGCGGCCAGCGGCAATTGGCGGGACTGGCACTGGCGCTGGTACAGCAGCCTCGCGTCCTGCTGCTGGATGAGCCTCTCTCCGCGCTGGACCTGCGGCACCAGTTCGAGGTGATGGAGCTGCTGGCGCGCGAAACGCGCGAGCGGCGCCTGGTGACCCTGATGGCGACGCATGACCTGGCGATCGCGCTGCGGCATGCCGAACACGCGGTCCTGCTGCATGACGGATCGTTGGCGGCCGAAGGCGCCCCGGCGGATGTGCTGCGGCCCGCCATGCTGGCGGACGTGTATGGCGTACGCGGGCGCGTCGGCCGCACGGACGTGGGCACACCCTATGTCGTCATCGAGGGCCTCAACGAGGCCCCGGACCCGCACCGAGCAGACGGTCCAGGCACTTGA
- a CDS encoding FecCD family ABC transporter permease produces the protein MATADPVAAYRRLLRRRALLISALVALILVAMLGDFLIGGSDVPVSTLLAALLHPDGAPPVDRVIVWTLRMPQATSAVLVGMALGLAGAEMQTVLNNPLASPDTLGVSSAAALGASVAIVFGGWLLPWIAPDWAIAACAFVFAAAGALLLDTVARRGGMRASGVVLFGIALVFLCNAVVSAIQFVASAQALQNLVFWTMGSLGRIGWMQLSVLALALAAALPFSLRAAWRLTALRLGTERAASFGVDVRRLRLGALARISLLSGLAVSLAGVIGFIGLVAPHIARRLFGEDHRYYLAGSALVGAVVLSLASILSKWLVPGLVLPIGIVTALAGLPVFLAVILRRQLP, from the coding sequence GTGGCCACCGCCGACCCGGTGGCGGCCTACCGGCGCCTGCTGCGGCGCCGCGCGCTGCTGATATCCGCCCTGGTCGCGCTTATCCTGGTGGCGATGCTGGGCGATTTCCTGATCGGGGGCAGCGACGTACCGGTGTCGACCTTGCTGGCGGCCCTGCTGCATCCGGATGGCGCGCCACCGGTCGACCGCGTCATCGTGTGGACCTTGCGCATGCCGCAGGCAACGTCCGCGGTGCTGGTCGGCATGGCCCTGGGCCTGGCTGGCGCGGAGATGCAAACCGTCCTGAACAATCCCCTGGCCAGCCCCGATACCCTGGGTGTTTCCTCCGCCGCCGCGCTGGGTGCGTCGGTGGCGATCGTGTTCGGCGGCTGGCTGCTGCCGTGGATCGCGCCGGACTGGGCCATCGCGGCCTGCGCTTTCGTGTTCGCGGCCGCCGGCGCGCTGCTGCTGGACACCGTGGCGCGCCGCGGCGGCATGCGCGCCAGCGGCGTGGTGCTGTTCGGTATCGCGCTGGTTTTCCTGTGCAACGCGGTGGTTTCGGCGATCCAGTTCGTGGCCAGCGCCCAGGCCCTGCAGAACCTGGTGTTCTGGACCATGGGTAGCCTGGGGCGTATCGGCTGGATGCAGTTGAGCGTGTTGGCGCTGGCGCTGGCGGCGGCACTGCCGTTCTCGCTGCGGGCGGCCTGGCGGCTGACGGCGCTGCGGCTGGGCACCGAACGCGCCGCCAGCTTCGGCGTGGACGTGCGCCGCCTGCGATTGGGCGCGCTGGCGCGCATCAGCCTGCTGTCGGGCCTGGCGGTGTCGCTGGCGGGCGTCATCGGCTTCATCGGGCTCGTGGCGCCCCATATCGCGCGGCGCCTGTTCGGCGAGGACCATCGCTACTACCTCGCGGGCAGCGCGCTGGTGGGGGCCGTGGTGCTGTCGCTGGCCTCCATCCTGTCCAAGTGGCTGGTGCCGGGGCTGGTACTGCCGATCGGCATCGTGACGGCCCTGGCGGGACTGCCGGTTTTCCTGGCGGTGATCCTGCGGCGGCAGTTGCCATGA